The region GGACCGAGGCGCGGCTCATGCTCCGAACAAAGGTGGCCGGCGTCTCTGCCTTCTCCGGCTCCGCTCCCGTCACCACCCCCTGTCACCTGCGGCTGAAGCGCACCGGGACCGCCTTCACCGCATACGCCTCCACCGATGACGGCGTCAGCTGGACCTCCCTCGCCTCTGGCGACATCCCCGGCTTCGGCGACGCCCCCTACTACGTGGGCCTCGTGGTCTGCTCCCGCGACCCCCTGACCCGCAGCACCTCCGAGTTCGACGAGGTGAGCACCACCCAGAGCTGATCCCCCCACACCGATTGGAGAAGCACAGCATGAGCCGTACTTCCTCCCACAGGCAAGACCGAAGCGGTGTGCTCAGCCGCCGGGGTCTGCTGAAGGCGGGCGGTGGCCTCACCGCCGCCGTGGCGCTGGGCTCCACGTTCGCCGCTGTCAGCGCGAACGGAGCCCCCGCGGCCTTCACCCACCCGGGCATGCTGCACAACGCGGGTGACATCAACCGCGCCAAGGTCAGGGTCGCCGCGGGCACGGACCCCTGGCTGTCCGGCTGGAACAGGCTGACCGCCAACTCCCACTCCCAGCCGACCTGGACGCCCAGGGCAACGGCAACGATCATCCGCGGAGGCACCGGGCAGAACTACAGCCTCCTCTACAACGACATCGCAGCCGCCTACCAGAACGCACTGCGCTGGCGGGTTGGCGGCACCGAGGCGAACGCTCAGTGCGCCGCCAACATCCTCAACGCCTGGTCGTCGACCCTCAGGACCGTCACCGGCAACGCGGACCGGTTCCTCGCGGCCGGCCTCTACGGCTGGCAGTTCGCCAACGCGGCGGAACTCATGCGGGGCTACCCCGCGTTCGACCTCGGCCGCTTCCAGGAGATGATGGCCAACATCTTCTATCCGCTCAACAACCAGTTCCTCAACAACCACAACGACGCCTGCATCACCAACTACTGGGCCAACTGGGACCTGTGCAACATGGCCTCGATCCTGGCCATCGGGATCCTCAACGAGGACAGCGCCAAGTACGAGCAGGCCGTCACCTACTTCACGTCGGGTGGGGGCAACGGCTCGATCGCGCACGCGGTGCCGTACCTGTACACCGACTCCGACGGATACGGCCTCGGCCAGTGGCAGGAGTCCGGACGCGACCAGGGCCACACCCTGATGGGCATGGGTCAGATGGGCGCGTTCTGCGAGATGGCCTGGAACCAGGGCGAAGACCTGTACTCCTACGACAACCGCCGCTTCATGAAGGCCGCCCAGTACGTCGCCAAGTACAACCTGGGCAACGACGTGCCCTTCACCACCTATACCTGGGGCACCGGGCAGAACTGCTCCCAGTCCGCACAGACAGTCATCTCCTCCGCGTCCCGCGGCCAGGCACGCCCGGTGTGGGCCATGCTCCACTACCACTACAACCGGCGCGTCAACCTGGACGACAAGTACATCTCGCAGATGTGCTTCTCAGTCGCTCCGGAGGGAGGAGGAGGTGACTACGGCACTGACAGCGGCGGCTACGACCAGCTCGGTTTCGGCACGCTGATGTACGCCAAGTAGGCGCCGAGGCGAAGGGTGCTGCCTCTCCCCCGCCAGTTCCGCACCGCATACCCCGCAATCGAATTGCCGACGAAGACGGGCTCGTCGGCGCCATGCACAAGCACGTGCGAGGCGCGGATGCGAGAGCGGAGCCGATCGTGCGCACAGACCTCGAACGGCAGGCCCGCATGGCCGGGGGTGAACACCGGTACGCGTACTCGGCGTCGGCAACACACCGCTGTAGCGGGGGCCTTGTCCCGGGCCCCCGCTACAGCGGGCTGGGCGGCATCACGGCAGGCCATGCGCAACGACGACACCCGTTTCACCGTCAACCGGGCTCAGTTCGACAACTCCGAGGAGACCCGCGAAAAGATCCGCGACCGCGTCCCGGCGGTCCGCAAGATCGAGCACACCATCGAATACCTGGGTTCTCAGCAAACACTCAGCGCAGTTGCTCGGCCAGTCCGACGATGATGCCCTCCGGGCCGCGGAGGTAGCAGAGCAGATAGCTGTCCTCGAACCGGGCGATCTCGCCGACGAGTTCGGCGCCGTGAGAGCGCAGGCGGGCAACGGTGTCCTCGATGTCGTCGACGGCAAACATGACGCGGTGCGTGCCCAGAGTGTTGTGCGGCCGGTTGCGCGGCCCGGCGCTGATCACCGCGGGGCTGCGGTACTTCGCCAGCTCGAGCCGGCTGTGACCGTCCGGGGTCCGGACCATCGCGATGTCACAGCGGACGCCGTCGAGTCCGGTGCACTGGTCGGCGAAGAGGCCCTCGACCTCCGCCCTGCCCTCCAGCTCCATACCGAGTTCCACGAAGAACGCGACAGCGGCATCCATGTCCTCGACGACGATGCCGACGTTGTCCATCCGCTGAATCGCCATGCTGGTTTCTCCCTATTCCTCGTGCGGCCGGTGGTGGCCGCTGATGTCCCTGGGACGGAGCCGGTGGCACGTTCTCGACATCCGCAGACCGCCGAACTCCGAAAGAGCTTCCGTCACCGTGACGCTTTCTCGGAACGGTAACTCCCACCCCACTTCACGCACCCCCTCTGACCTGGCCTTCCGAGGTATTCAAACACTCACTGAGGTTCGACGCGTCGAGGGCGGCGGTGGCTTCCTTCAGGGGCAGTACCGAGAGCATGGCGAGCCCCACGCCGCAGGCGTACAGGGGCGATCAGTGGCCCGGTCGCGTGCTCACTCGGTACTCGCGGGCCGGCTCTGACTGCTCCAGGTACACGGCCTCGGACGCGTGGCGCACGGCGCAGGACGCGACGTGTCCGGCGTGCTCCGCCATCGCCCGCAGACTCCGGTGGACGGTGGGTGTGGTCACCCCTGTGCGGCGCGCGACGGCTCCCAGCCGATGGGGGCCGCCGGGCTGGACGAGCGCTTCGAGGACCTCCATGGCCTTGTCGACGGGGCCCTTCACGAGTTCCTGGCTGACCGACCGGGTGTTGACCGCCTCCACCATGTCGCTTGTTGTTCAATGGAACGAATTCGTCAGGGGCGCACGGTGGACCGCGGCCGTCCCACTCGACGCGACGTCCTGCGGACCGGTGGTCTGCTGCTCGGAGCCCTCGGCGCTCCGGCGCTCCTGAGCGCGTGCGGCACGACGGCCGCCGCGGACGGGGCCGGCAACGTCCTGCGGGTTTCCCAGCCCGGCGACCCCAAGACGCTGGACCCGCAGAAACAGGGCGACATGGTGTCCATGAACGTCCTGATCAACATGTTCGACACACTCACCACCCGGGGCCGCGACAACCAGCTCCACCCCAGGCTCGCCCTCTCCTGGAAGGCCACCGACGCGCGCACCTGGCGCTTCGCGCTCCGCCCCGGGGTGACCTTCCACAACGGTGAGGCGTGCGACGCGCGGGCCGTCGCGTTCAGCATCGAGCGGCTGCTCGACCCCGCCACCAAGTCACCGATCGTCGAACTGCGCTACGTCAAGGGCGTCACCGTGGTCGACCGGCTCACCGTGGACGTGCACACCACCGTGCACGACCCGATCCTGCCCGCCAAGCTCTCCCTGTTCGGCGGAGTGGTCCTGCCGCCCCGCCACCTTGCGGAGGCGGGCGACGCCGCGTTCGCCGAACACCCCGTCGGCACCGGCCCCTTCACCTTCGTCGGCTGGCGGCGCGACCACGAACTGCGCATGCGCGCCTACGCCGACCACTGGAACGGACGGCCGGGCGTCGACGGTCTCGTCTTCAGCCCCGCGCCCAACGCCTCGTCCTCCCTCGCCGCCCTCCAGAGCGGCGGCGTCGAC is a window of Streptomyces violaceusniger Tu 4113 DNA encoding:
- a CDS encoding DUF6192 family protein, encoding MRERSRSCAQTSNGRPAWPGVNTGTRTRRRQHTAVAGALSRAPATAGWAASRQAMRNDDTRFTVNRAQFDNSEETREKIRDRVPAVRKIEHTIEYLGSQQTLSAVARPVRR
- a CDS encoding VOC family protein, whose protein sequence is MAIQRMDNVGIVVEDMDAAVAFFVELGMELEGRAEVEGLFADQCTGLDGVRCDIAMVRTPDGHSRLELAKYRSPAVISAGPRNRPHNTLGTHRVMFAVDDIEDTVARLRSHGAELVGEIARFEDSYLLCYLRGPEGIIVGLAEQLR
- a CDS encoding alginate lyase family protein; this translates as MSRTSSHRQDRSGVLSRRGLLKAGGGLTAAVALGSTFAAVSANGAPAAFTHPGMLHNAGDINRAKVRVAAGTDPWLSGWNRLTANSHSQPTWTPRATATIIRGGTGQNYSLLYNDIAAAYQNALRWRVGGTEANAQCAANILNAWSSTLRTVTGNADRFLAAGLYGWQFANAAELMRGYPAFDLGRFQEMMANIFYPLNNQFLNNHNDACITNYWANWDLCNMASILAIGILNEDSAKYEQAVTYFTSGGGNGSIAHAVPYLYTDSDGYGLGQWQESGRDQGHTLMGMGQMGAFCEMAWNQGEDLYSYDNRRFMKAAQYVAKYNLGNDVPFTTYTWGTGQNCSQSAQTVISSASRGQARPVWAMLHYHYNRRVNLDDKYISQMCFSVAPEGGGGDYGTDSGGYDQLGFGTLMYAK